One window of Tepidanaerobacter acetatoxydans Re1 genomic DNA carries:
- a CDS encoding hydrolase, translating into MSKANPTRDEAFELLKKYNSNEALIRHALAVEAVMLHFAEIFEEPDKEKWGIIGLIHDLDYEMYPDQHCQKVRDILTKVGWPEDYIRAVQSHGWGICSDVEPIEKMEKVLYTIDELTGLITATALLRPSKSVLDLKTKSVKKKWNQKSFAAGVNREVIEKGIELLGLERDFIIDETIKGMQKVAEEIGLKGNL; encoded by the coding sequence ATGAGTAAAGCAAATCCCACGAGAGATGAAGCTTTTGAACTTTTAAAAAAGTATAATTCAAATGAGGCTTTAATTCGACATGCTTTAGCTGTTGAAGCAGTTATGCTCCATTTTGCGGAAATATTCGAGGAGCCTGATAAGGAAAAATGGGGTATCATAGGCCTCATCCATGATTTGGATTATGAGATGTATCCCGACCAGCATTGCCAAAAGGTCCGAGATATACTTACAAAAGTGGGTTGGCCGGAAGATTATATAAGGGCTGTCCAGAGCCACGGGTGGGGAATTTGCTCAGATGTGGAGCCTATTGAAAAAATGGAGAAGGTTCTTTACACCATTGATGAACTAACTGGCCTTATCACGGCAACAGCTCTGCTACGTCCAAGCAAAAGCGTATTAGACCTTAAGACAAAGTCAGTCAAGAAAAAATGGAACCAAAAAAGCTTTGCGGCAGGGGTTAATAGAGAAGTAATCGAAAAAGGTATAGAGCTTTTAGGCCTTGAAAGAGATTTTATAATTGATGAAACTATAAAGGGAATGCAGAAGGTCGCAGAAGAAATCGGCCTAAAAGGAAACTTGTGA
- a CDS encoding DegV family protein, which yields MNRIALVTDSTADLTEEIMQEYDIHVVPLKIRFKDEEYLDYEIAGDKFYELLTQAKELPTTSQPSPEDFACIYRNLLEEYDEIISIHISSGLSGTLNSANIAKEKFGERIHIVDSKTISLGIGLMVVEAAKNIREGLSALQIVEGLSAVRKNVEVLFTLNTLEYLQKGGRIGKVQGMMGSLLNIKPVVRVGDDGIYHTYSKARSQERAINSIVQAFQDMARGRKYKSLVVAHGAAQQAGLYLKEALENALQIKAKIFTQVGPIIGVHTGPGTVGAGVLFE from the coding sequence ATGAACAGGATTGCTTTAGTGACTGATAGCACAGCCGACCTTACGGAAGAAATTATGCAAGAATATGACATACATGTAGTTCCTTTAAAAATAAGATTTAAAGATGAAGAGTATTTAGATTATGAAATTGCCGGCGATAAATTTTATGAGCTTTTAACACAGGCGAAGGAGCTTCCTACCACATCACAACCATCTCCTGAGGACTTTGCCTGTATTTATCGTAATTTACTTGAAGAATATGATGAAATAATATCCATACATATTTCATCGGGATTAAGCGGAACGTTAAATTCGGCCAATATTGCTAAAGAAAAGTTCGGCGAGAGAATTCACATAGTAGATTCCAAGACTATCAGCCTGGGAATAGGACTTATGGTAGTAGAAGCAGCCAAGAATATCAGAGAAGGCCTGAGCGCGTTACAGATTGTTGAAGGTCTTTCAGCAGTAAGGAAGAATGTAGAAGTCCTTTTCACACTAAATACGTTGGAATATCTGCAGAAAGGCGGTAGAATTGGAAAAGTCCAAGGCATGATGGGATCTCTTTTAAACATAAAGCCGGTAGTTAGGGTAGGGGATGATGGCATATATCACACTTACAGTAAAGCAAGAAGCCAGGAGAGGGCTATTAACAGTATTGTGCAAGCTTTTCAAGATATGGCTCGGGGCAGAAAATACAAGAGTCTGGTAGTGGCTCACGGTGCAGCTCAACAAGCCGGTTTATATCTTAAAGAAGCATTGGAAAATGCCTTGCAAATTAAAGCTAAGATATTTACACAGGTAGGTCCGATTATAGGAGTCCATACAGGTCCGGGAACTGTAGGTGCGGGAGTGCTTTTCGAGTAA